The Pungitius pungitius chromosome 8, fPunPun2.1, whole genome shotgun sequence genome has a window encoding:
- the LOC119230008 gene encoding uncharacterized protein LOC119230008, which yields MASLQADRLSTEPPFTNVGLDVFGPWSVSSRRTRGGHSHSKRWAVIFTCMSVQAVHIEVIESLDTSSFTNALRRFLAVRGPVKNIRSDRGTNFVGACRELKIPSNIDNTTVKTYLSGQGCSWTFNPRHASHFGGSWERMIGLARRILDSMFLQLKDKLTHEVLVTFMAEVTAIINGRPLVPVTTDSEDSIMFTPAALLTQKVNVLIAPTGEFGVSDLYKRQWRQVQHMSNTFWDRWRKQFLPTLQARKKWHSTHPNINPGSVVILKDSQVPRNEWPLELVTQTFPSEDGKVRKVEIKVTRTEVTKLFLRPVSEIVLLLPPEAQ from the coding sequence ATGGCCAGTCTTCAAGCGGACCGTCTCTCAACAGAACCTCCCTTTACGAATGTTGGGCTTGATGTGTTCGGCCCTTGGAGTGTCTCTTCACGTAGAACAAGAGGAGGCCACTCACACAGTAAACGATGGGCCGTAATCTTCACGTGCATGAGTGTACAAGCGGTTCATATTGAAGTCATAGAATCCCTTGACACTTCCAGTTTCACTAACGCGCTAAGGCGCTTTCTTGCTGTGCGCGGTCCTGTCAAAAACATCCGCTCAGACCGTGGCACCAACTTCGTAGGTGCCTGCCGGGAGTTGAAAATACCCTCAAACATTGACAACACAACTGTGAAGACTTACTTGTCAGGTCAAGGTTGCTCTTGGACCTTTAACCCTCGACACGCCTCACATTTTGGGGGTTCGTGGGAAAGAATGATTGGTCTTGCAAGAAGAATCCTGGACTCCATGTTCCTTCAGCTGAAGGACAAACTTACCCATGAGGTGCTGGTGACTTTCATGGCAGAAGTTACAGCCATTATAAATGGCAGACCTCTTGTTCCTGTGACAACCGACTCTGAGGATTCGATTATGTTCACTCCAGCTGCCCTTCTCACTCAAAAAGTGAATGTCTTGATTGCTCCTACCGGAGAGTTTGGAGTTTCAGACCTCTACAAGCGCCAGTGGCGGCAGGTACAGCACATGTCTAACACCTTCTGGGACAGATGGCGAAAGCAATTCCTCCCAACACTACAGGCACGCAAGAAGTGGCATTCCACTCATCCAAACATCAACCCAGGAAGTGTTGTTATCCTCAAGGATAGTCAAGTACCAAGGAATGAATGGCCTCTTGAACTGGTAACACAGACTTTCCCTAGCGAAGACGGGAAGGTACGAAAGGTCGAGATCAAGGTCACACGAACAGAAGTGACCAAACTCTTTCTTAGGCCTGTTTCAGAGATAGTGCTTCTTCTCCCCCCAGAGGCCCAGTGA